A region of Thiobacter sp. AK1 DNA encodes the following proteins:
- a CDS encoding DNA translocase FtsK, translated as MPLNDRKPATPVTSPAAHSRLVPMLREAAWLTTVALALYVALILFTYHKGDPGWSHSASEATVHNWGGAFGAWLADLLLHVFGFSAHWFLIFTLYLVWWGYQRLEGANFDERRPLFVIGAGFLVMLLASAALERLRLHHVQFTLPDAPGGIAGAVIGDMLAAAFGFTGATLFLLALFGVGFSLFTGASWLTIMERIGLGVEWLYLFLRSRIEHWRDRKAGEQAQSERAVVVQELKKTLDEHKPIHIEPPVVEIPKSKRVEKERQVPLFEHLPDSGVPPLHLLDASEGNLEVLSAETLEFTSRLIERKLLEFGVEVKVVAAYPGPVITRYEIEPAVGVKGSQITNLVKDLARALSVVSIRVVETIPGKSCMGLELPNPKRQIIRLSEILSSQVYNDMNAPLTIAMGKDITGKPVVADLARMPHVLVAGTTGSGKSVAINAMILSLVYKADPSQVRLILVDPKMLELSVYDGIPHLLAPVVTDMKHAANALNWCVAEMERRYRLMSALGVRNLSGYNQKVAEAKKAGTPLNHPFSVTPEKPEPLEPLPYIVVVIDELADLMMVVGKKVEELIARLAQKARAAGIHLVLATQRPSVDVITGLIKANIPTRIAFQVSSRVDSRTILDQQGAEALLGQGDMLYLPPGTGYPQRVHGAFVSDQEVHRVAEYLKKLGEPKYVEGILEGASAEGESGGAEGGAEGEADPLYDEAVAIVLKSRRASISSVQRQLRIGYNRAARLIEQMERAGLVSPMQPNGNRDVLVPERE; from the coding sequence ATGCCCCTGAACGATCGCAAGCCTGCCACGCCCGTCACCTCACCGGCGGCCCATTCGCGGCTGGTACCCATGCTGCGCGAAGCCGCCTGGCTCACCACCGTGGCCTTGGCCCTGTACGTGGCCCTGATCCTCTTCACCTATCACAAGGGTGATCCCGGCTGGTCCCACAGTGCCAGCGAGGCCACCGTGCACAACTGGGGCGGAGCCTTCGGCGCCTGGCTGGCCGACCTGCTGCTCCATGTGTTCGGTTTTTCCGCCCACTGGTTCCTGATTTTCACCCTGTACTTGGTGTGGTGGGGCTACCAGCGGCTGGAGGGGGCGAACTTTGATGAACGCCGTCCCTTGTTCGTGATTGGCGCGGGTTTCCTGGTGATGCTTCTGGCCAGCGCCGCCCTGGAGCGGCTGCGTTTGCATCACGTCCAGTTCACTCTGCCGGATGCGCCGGGCGGTATCGCCGGCGCGGTGATCGGCGACATGTTGGCGGCGGCCTTTGGCTTCACGGGCGCCACCCTGTTCCTGCTCGCCCTGTTCGGTGTGGGCTTTAGCCTGTTCACGGGCGCGTCCTGGCTTACCATCATGGAGCGCATTGGGCTCGGTGTGGAATGGCTCTACCTGTTCCTGCGCAGCCGCATCGAGCACTGGCGCGACCGCAAGGCGGGTGAACAGGCCCAAAGCGAGCGGGCGGTGGTGGTGCAGGAACTGAAAAAGACGCTCGACGAGCACAAGCCGATCCACATCGAGCCGCCAGTGGTGGAGATTCCCAAGTCCAAGCGCGTGGAGAAAGAAAGACAGGTTCCCTTGTTCGAGCATCTGCCAGACAGCGGCGTGCCGCCGCTGCATCTGCTGGATGCGAGCGAAGGCAACCTGGAAGTGCTATCGGCGGAAACACTGGAATTCACCTCCCGCCTCATCGAGCGCAAGCTGCTGGAATTCGGCGTGGAAGTGAAGGTGGTGGCGGCCTATCCGGGCCCCGTGATTACCCGCTATGAGATCGAGCCCGCGGTGGGCGTGAAGGGCAGCCAGATCACCAATCTGGTGAAGGACCTGGCGCGCGCCCTCTCGGTGGTGAGCATCCGCGTGGTGGAGACCATCCCTGGCAAGAGCTGCATGGGGCTGGAGCTGCCCAACCCCAAACGCCAGATCATTCGTCTGTCGGAGATCCTGAGCTCTCAGGTTTACAACGACATGAACGCTCCCCTCACCATCGCCATGGGCAAGGACATCACTGGCAAGCCAGTGGTCGCCGATCTGGCGAGGATGCCTCACGTGCTGGTGGCCGGCACCACGGGTTCCGGCAAGTCCGTGGCCATCAATGCCATGATCCTTTCTCTGGTGTACAAGGCCGATCCCTCCCAGGTGCGCTTGATTCTGGTGGATCCCAAGATGTTGGAGCTATCGGTTTACGATGGCATTCCCCATCTGCTGGCGCCGGTGGTCACGGACATGAAGCATGCTGCCAATGCCCTCAACTGGTGTGTGGCAGAAATGGAGCGGCGCTACCGACTCATGTCGGCGTTGGGTGTGCGCAACCTGTCTGGCTATAACCAGAAGGTGGCCGAGGCGAAGAAGGCGGGCACACCCTTGAACCATCCCTTCAGCGTGACGCCGGAGAAGCCGGAGCCGCTGGAGCCTTTGCCCTACATCGTGGTGGTGATCGATGAGCTGGCGGATCTCATGATGGTGGTGGGTAAGAAGGTCGAGGAGCTCATCGCGCGGCTCGCCCAGAAGGCGCGCGCCGCCGGTATTCACCTGGTGCTCGCCACCCAGCGTCCCTCGGTGGACGTGATCACCGGGCTGATCAAGGCCAACATTCCCACCCGCATCGCCTTCCAGGTGTCGAGCCGGGTGGATTCCCGCACCATCCTCGACCAGCAGGGCGCGGAAGCCCTACTGGGACAGGGCGACATGCTCTATCTGCCGCCGGGTACGGGCTATCCGCAGCGGGTACATGGCGCCTTTGTCTCCGATCAGGAAGTGCACCGGGTCGCGGAGTATCTCAAGAAGCTGGGCGAACCCAAGTACGTGGAAGGCATCCTGGAAGGGGCCTCGGCGGAAGGGGAAAGCGGCGGCGCAGAAGGCGGGGCCGAGGGCGAGGCGGATCCTCTCTACGACGAGGCGGTGGCCATCGTGCTCAAGTCGCGGCGTGCTTCCATTTCCAGCGTGCAGCGCCAGCTGCGCATCGGCTACAACCGGGCCGCCCGCCTGATCGAACAAATGGAACGCGCCGGCCTCGTTTCTCCCATGCAGCCCAACGGCAACCGGGACGTGCTCGTGCCGGAACGGGAATGA
- a CDS encoding Smr/MutS family protein — protein MKPRSGRSSPTKLSQAEVEAFRAAVAGARPLPDSGRIEPMRPRVRPLPRQRLLDERRVLGDLLSDTLPWEEAETGEALRFVRPGLSHQVLRRMRRGHWVIEAELDLHGLTRDEASVHLAEFLQACRKRQLRCVRIVHGKGLGSKNREPVLKHKVRSWLMQRDEVLAFVEARPCDGGIGAVIVMLKAGR, from the coding sequence ATGAAGCCCCGCTCTGGCCGTTCGTCCCCGACGAAACTTTCCCAGGCGGAAGTGGAAGCGTTCCGCGCCGCCGTGGCGGGCGCCCGGCCGTTACCAGATTCCGGCCGCATCGAGCCGATGCGGCCGCGCGTGCGACCGCTGCCCCGGCAGCGTCTGTTGGACGAGCGGCGCGTGCTGGGTGATCTGCTCTCCGATACGCTGCCCTGGGAGGAAGCGGAAACCGGCGAAGCGCTCCGCTTCGTGCGCCCGGGCCTATCCCACCAGGTCTTGCGCCGCATGCGCCGTGGCCATTGGGTGATCGAAGCCGAGCTGGATCTGCACGGCCTCACCCGCGATGAGGCGTCCGTGCATCTGGCTGAATTCCTCCAGGCGTGCCGCAAGCGGCAGTTGCGCTGCGTGCGCATCGTGCACGGCAAGGGGCTGGGCTCGAAAAATCGGGAACCCGTGCTCAAGCACAAGGTGCGCAGCTGGCTCATGCAGCGCGATGAGGTGCTCGCCTTCGTCGAGGCCCGTCCCTGCGACGGCGGCATCGGCGCGGTGATCGTGATGCTCAAGGCCGGGCGCTGA
- the trxB gene encoding thioredoxin-disulfide reductase, whose translation MSTKHCQLLILGSGPAGYTAAIYAARANLKPVLITGLNQGGQLMTTTEVDNWPGDVNGVLGPELMQRLQQHAERFATEIVFDHIHTAKLTERPFTLIGDSGTYTCDALIIATGASAKYLGLPSEQAFMGKGVSGCATCDGFFYKGQKVAVVGGGNTAVEEALYLANIASHVTLIHRRDTFRAEKIMVDKLMQRVEEGHISLELDSEVDEILGDKSGVTGVRIKAKDGNTKEIAVAGVFIAIGHKPNTDIFVGQLEMENGYIVTQGGRNGNATATSIPGVFAAGDVQDHVYRQAITSAGSGCMAALDAERYLDNLK comes from the coding sequence ATGTCCACCAAGCACTGCCAGCTGCTCATCCTTGGCTCCGGTCCCGCCGGCTACACTGCCGCCATCTATGCCGCGCGCGCCAATCTCAAGCCCGTGCTCATCACCGGCCTCAACCAAGGCGGGCAACTCATGACCACCACCGAGGTGGACAACTGGCCCGGGGACGTGAACGGCGTGCTGGGTCCCGAACTCATGCAGCGGCTGCAGCAGCACGCCGAGCGTTTCGCTACCGAGATCGTCTTCGATCACATCCACACCGCGAAACTCACAGAGCGTCCTTTCACCCTGATCGGTGATTCCGGCACCTATACCTGCGATGCCCTGATCATCGCCACCGGCGCCTCCGCCAAGTATCTCGGTCTGCCCTCGGAGCAGGCCTTCATGGGCAAGGGGGTGTCCGGCTGTGCCACTTGCGACGGCTTCTTCTACAAAGGCCAAAAGGTAGCCGTGGTGGGGGGCGGGAATACCGCCGTGGAGGAGGCGCTCTATCTTGCCAACATCGCTAGCCACGTGACCCTGATCCACCGCCGCGACACTTTCCGCGCCGAAAAAATCATGGTGGACAAGCTGATGCAGCGGGTAGAGGAAGGCCACATCAGCCTGGAACTCGACAGCGAGGTGGACGAGATCCTGGGCGACAAAAGCGGGGTCACCGGCGTGCGCATCAAGGCCAAGGACGGCAACACCAAGGAAATCGCCGTGGCGGGCGTTTTCATCGCCATCGGTCATAAGCCCAACACCGATATCTTCGTCGGCCAGCTGGAGATGGAAAACGGTTATATCGTCACCCAGGGCGGTCGCAACGGTAACGCCACCGCCACCAGCATCCCAGGCGTGTTCGCGGCGGGCGACGTACAGGATCACGTCTATCGCCAGGCCATCACCAGCGCGGGATCCGGCTGCATGGCAGCGCTGGATGCGGAACGCTACCTCGATAACCTGAAATGA
- the lolA gene encoding outer membrane lipoprotein chaperone LolA — translation MRFWIAGLLFLASTAHAGAIDSLRAFVRETQSARAQFSQVVLDRAGQPRQQAAGVMVFARPGRFRWTYDKPYEQVIVGDGAKLWVYDKDLEQVTVKPLGEALGSSPAALLAGDNEIEKFFTLREAGSRDGLAWLEAVPKSRDTAFEQIRMGFAGNGLRVMELKDSFGNRTVIRFEHLERNPRLDPQLFRFTPPKGVDVIGE, via the coding sequence ATGAGATTCTGGATCGCAGGACTTCTTTTCTTGGCATCGACTGCCCACGCTGGCGCCATCGACAGTCTGCGTGCCTTCGTGCGTGAGACCCAGTCGGCGCGGGCCCAGTTTTCCCAGGTGGTGCTAGACCGCGCTGGACAGCCGCGGCAACAGGCCGCGGGGGTGATGGTGTTTGCCCGGCCAGGGCGCTTCCGGTGGACCTATGACAAACCCTACGAACAGGTGATCGTGGGCGATGGTGCGAAGCTGTGGGTGTACGACAAGGATCTGGAGCAGGTGACGGTGAAACCCCTGGGCGAGGCCCTTGGCAGTTCCCCGGCGGCCCTGCTGGCGGGGGACAACGAAATCGAGAAATTCTTCACGCTACGCGAGGCGGGCAGTCGCGATGGCCTGGCCTGGCTGGAGGCGGTTCCGAAATCCCGTGACACCGCCTTCGAGCAGATTCGCATGGGTTTTGCCGGCAATGGGTTGCGTGTGATGGAATTGAAGGACAGTTTCGGCAACCGCACGGTGATCCGATTCGAGCATCTGGAGCGCAATCCACGCCTCGATCCCCAGTTGTTTCGATTCACGCCGCCCAAGGGGGTGGACGTAATCGGTGAGTGA